Part of the Bacillus andreraoultii genome is shown below.
AGCCTCTACCACGTTTAACGTCTGCCATATGACCACTTCAATTTTAGGAAAACATATGTCAGACAATTTAATCAATCGGATTATTATATCCGCCTTTCTATGTAACTTTAGATTAAACAGATGTCGGATAGTTGACATGGAATAAGCCATGCCATATCCGAAGCCAAGACACTCATGACTGAAACCACGAGTGTTCTCGGCTAATTTATAAATAATATAAGAGGTTGTGAAAGATAGGCAACCAAAGGAGTCTTATTGCACTGCGGTTATATTTCCGCGCTTTTATTAATTAAAATTGATTTGTGTCACCCGTTGCCCTTGGATACGTTACCTGAAGTATACCGGACTGATAAACTGGATTAATAAGGTGTGTTTCTGTTGGTTCCGGAAGTTGAATGATTCGTTCAAACTCACCTAAATATCGTTCTTTTTTAATTTGTATCCAATTTGGAAATAAGAAGTTTATTTTACCTTTAATCATTAATTCTCTATTTGTTTTTAAAAACAATTGAATATCTTCTTGACGTACTCCTGGTATTTCAACAATTATTATATTTGTTAGCTCATCTTGATAAATATCAATTTTCGGGAATGGATTATTATTATGTTCAAAAAAATGTTTCGGTGGATAATGACTAAAAACTTTTACCCAATCATCTTGCATACGATATTGATTCGTTAAATCTAACCATTTTTTTACCTTTTCTATATCCAAAATTCCAGCCCCTTCGTTATAACTGGATTGTATTTGGTAAAGATGGATTTGCATTTTGGTCTTGGTCACTTACATCCGCATCTAAATTTCCAGTATTCATTTGGGAAAATGTTGGAGAAAGATCTCCTTGTGAAAAGTTTGCTCCGTAAAATTTTGTATTTGATGTATGACTATTATGAACAGTAGGACCTATATCTATATTTGCATTTTGGGTATTCCCGTTTACTTTAATATTTAAAATGTTTATTTGATAAGGCATAGTAACCTCCTATTCTTTTCAAATCTCCCCCATTGGAAAGCCCCATGGACTCCCTACATTTGTCGAATCAACATTACCTAGATCAGACTGATCATTAACATCGGGATCAATGAAAACATTCTCCATCATCGCTTCTGTTGGCGAGGTATCTCCAAATGAAGAATTAACACCTTGTGACTTAATATTGGATGTATGGCTATTATGAGTTGCATCACCAATTGTTATTGAAGCATTACCTGATATACTGTTGATTTTTAAATAGTACAAATTAATAACCGTTTGCATTCCATTCACCCTTAAATACGTCTTTTAACCCACTATATGCCTAACCATGAGCAAAAGTGATTGGAAACTTTTTCTTAACAAAAGCATTACTATTCGGTAACTTTTAGGTAATTCAACCTAATTCTTTATACACATTTGTATGTTATAATTTATTATACTCATCTTAGATTTAACTTAGGAGCGTGTCGTAAAAATTGGAAAGTAGTAAGAGGTATACATTTTGGAGCCTTAGTTTTATTTGCTTCTATGTCATTTGTTATTTTTCCTGGCTTAACATGTGGAAGGGTTCAAATGAAATAAGAATTTTAGTGGGAAATATATTTTCATTATGTTCTATAATCATAGCGGCATTTAGTATTTATAATGGCTATCGACATAATAAAAATAAAGAGGGTCAATTGTTTCTGTTGTTATTTTTCTTTGGTACGTTTAGTTATGCTACTGGTGAAATTATATGGCTAACCTATGAAAATATTTTAAAAATCCAAGTCCCATTTCCGAGTTATGCTGACATACTTTATCTTTTACAAATTGGATTTTATTTTTCGGCTTTTATCTATACATTAAAGAGTAAAGAACGTTTGTATGGAATGTTCAAATTTCTCATCGATGTTTTTGTAATTATGACTGTTATATCTGTATTTAGTTTTTACTATTTAATTTCACCTATGTTAACATCATCAAATGCTTCTCTACTCGAACGTTTTGTTTCTGTAGGTTACCCTTTAGGGGATCTTCTACTTATTTTCGGCTCTATGAGTCTTATATTCATTAGTGAAAGTTGTAACATAAAAAAATGGACTGGTCTATTAATTACTGGCCTATTTATTCAAATCTGGGCTGATACGATATACTCTTATACACAATTTACAAATACTTATATTTCAGGGACAATGATTGACCCCCTCTATTCCTTATCTTCTTTATTAATAGGTTATGCCGGCTTTTCATACTATGTTCAGACTGAAGAGAATAAAAAGAATCGGGCACGCCAGCTTTATAATAAAGTTCCGTTATTTTCGTTCATTATTCCATATTCAGTCATTTTCATATTTTTAATATTTGTTTATTACTATCAAAAAAATGATATGATTTTTCGTATCGGATTTCTCATTTGTACACTCTTAATTATTGCAAGGCAATTTTTAACATTGTTAGAAAATAATAATCTAATTGATAAGAATTTTAAAAAGACAAAAGAACTAATGAAAAACGAACAACGATATCGGTCTTTATTTGAATATAATGCAAATGCTATTGTTACTGTTGATTTAACTGGACATATAACCTCACTTAAACAAATTAGCATTATTTCTATTTGGGAGGCCAAAAGAAGAATTACTTGGTAAACCGATTTTAGCTTATGTATCAAAAAAATTTAAAGCTACAGTCATAAATGCAATAGCAATCGGGAAAACGGGGGCAATCCATAGCTTTGAAATTCCTGTAAAGATAGAAAACAAAGCAACCCGTTATTTTCATTTTACTGTTACACCAATTATAATAGAGGCTCAACTCGATGGTTTATATATTATTGGAAAAGATATTACAAAAAATAAGTTAGACCATGAGAAGATTGCCCACATGGCCTACCATGATCAATTAACTGATCTACCTAATCGAAGACAGTTTGAAGCAACAGTTGAAACGATCATAAATAAATATCAGGAAAAGAAGAAATCTTTTGGTATTATATTTATTGATTTGGATCGTTTCAAACATATTAATGATACTCTAAGTCATAAAGGTGGCGATGAATTAATTATCGCTGTTGCCAAACGACTTACTAGATTAAAAAGAAAGAATGATCTCGTTGCTCGACAAGGCGGGGATGAATTTACGTATTTAGCAAAAGAAATTACTAGCAAAAATGATATGGAATTAATTGCTCGTCAAATCCTTCAAGCATTAAGTTCGCCGTATACGATTAATGAAAATGAATTATTCGTAACATGTAGCATTGGAATTGCTATGTTTCCTGACGATGGAAAAACCATTGACGAATTAATGAAACATGCAGATGTAGCAATGTATCAAGCAAAAGAAAATGGGAAAAATGGGTACAGTTTTTACAATAAATCAAGTAGAATTGGTTCAAAACCTTTTATTCTCGAACATGATTTACACTCTGCGATTGAAAAAGATGAACTTGTCTTACATTATCAACCACAAGTTGAATGTTCTACCGGAAAAGTGTTTGGCGTTGAAGCACTCCTACGTTGGAATCATTCAAAATTTGGATTGATCCCTCCGAATGAATTTATTCCGATTGCAGAAGAGACAGGTTTAATTGTAACTATTGGTGAATGGGTTTTAAAGACTGCATGTATTCAGGCAAAGATTTGGAATGATATTGGTTTTAATATTAAAGTAGGTGTGAATTTATCTCCACGCCAAGTTAAACAATCCAATCTTATAGAAAAGGTCCATATGATTATAAACGAGACAGGCATACAACCTCATTTATTAGATTTAGAAATTACTGAAACAATTGCCATGAACCATATTAATTTTGTTGCTCCTTATTTGAAAAGGTTTCGTCAAAGTGGTATCAAAATATCAATTGATGATTTTGGAACAGGATATTCTTCTTTAGCTTATTTAGCTAATTTACCAATCGATACATTAAAAATCGATCGTGCATTTATTGATAAGATCGGGAAAGATTCAGGAAACGAAGCTATTATTGCTACAATCATTTCTCTTGCAAAGAATTTAAAATTATCCGTTATTGCAGAAGGTGTTGAAACGAGGGAACAAGCTTTTTTCCTTAACAAGCTTGGTTGTTCTAATATTCAAGGTTATCTCATAAGTAAACCCCTTCCAAGTGAAGAATTGACCAGATTAATAGTAAAATCAATAGGGCTAGAAAAAGAAAAATACAAACAAGAAAGGTAACAAACATACTTACCTAATTTAAAAAGCGGGAACTCTTCTTCCCGCTTTTTTATGTATTCATTTCATCCTTATGGCAAATCGTTTCCAGCAGAACGATAGATATCATACCATTCCTCTCTAGTCAATACGGTATCTGATGCTTTTGCAATACTTGTTAATCGATCAGGACGCATGGTCCCCACTATCGTTTGAATTCTTGCGGGATGGCGTAAAATCCAACTGACTGCTATAGTTGATTTATCTACCCCATATTTCCCACCAATTTCTTCTAATTTTGAATTTAATCTCGGGAATTTTTCATTATCAATAAAGAATCCTTCAAATTGACCATATCTAAATGGTGACCATGCTTGGATCGTGATATCATTCAAACGACAGTAATCTAGAATAGAGCCATCACGATTAATTCCTACATCATTTGTCATATTAACATTTAAGCCAGCGTCAATCATCCCTGTATGCATAACACTTAACTGCAATTGATTAATGATTAATTCCTGTTTGACGTATTTTTTTAGTAATTCAATTTGTAATGGATTTTGATTACTAACCCCGAAATAACGGACCTTCCCACTTTCCTCTAAGTAGTTAAAAGCTTCTGCAACCTCTTCTGGTTCGATAAGTGCATCTGGGCGATGTAGTAAAAGTATATCAATATACTCTGTTTTTAGCCGTTTTAAACTTCCATCTACAGCGTTTAATATATGTTCTTTTGAAAAATCAAAATAACCGTTTCCATTTGCATCTTTACGAATACCCACTTTTGTTTCCAGTATGATTTTTTCACGAATGGAAGAATTCATTTGAATTGCTTCAGAAAAGATTTCTTCTGATTGACCAGAACCGTATATATCTGCATGATCAAAAAAATTAATCCCTAAGTCAAGTGCATTATTAATAACCTTTGTAGCGTCATTCACAGAAAGATTCCACATTCCCATGCAGCCTAAAACAATATTTGGTACATATAGATCACTTTTTCCTAATTTTATATTCTTCAACGGATTCACCTCGATTTAAACGTTCATACTATTATTGTACCATAATACGTACTTGCCATATTGTTATTTTTTAACATTTATTTTTTGCTTCTATAGAATAAAATGTAAATTTTAAAAGAAAATCGAATAGTTATACGAAGGATATAATTGAGATAAGTAATTTTTAAATCTAATTAATTTGTAACAGAAATAATATCCATTTCGTGATTCCGCTTGAGTCCCATCATGACAACAAACGAAATGACATAGAGTAACGCTAAGTAAATCATTACAATACTCATATTATAATTTTGCAAAATATATCCGACTAATATTGGTGACAAACCACCTACCGCCCGGCCGAAATTAAATATTGAATTTGTTGCTGTACTCCTAATGTCAACAGAATAAAAACTACTTATCAAA
Proteins encoded:
- a CDS encoding spore germination protein; this encodes MQTVINLYYLKINSISGNASITIGDATHNSHTSNIKSQGVNSSFGDTSPTEAMMENVFIDPDVNDQSDLGNVDSTNVGSPWGFPMGEI
- a CDS encoding spore germination protein yields the protein MPYQINILNIKVNGNTQNANIDIGPTVHNSHTSNTKFYGANFSQGDLSPTFSQMNTGNLDADVSDQDQNANPSLPNTIQL
- a CDS encoding Hsp20/alpha crystallin family protein is translated as MDIEKVKKWLDLTNQYRMQDDWVKVFSHYPPKHFFEHNNNPFPKIDIYQDELTNIIIVEIPGVRQEDIQLFLKTNRELMIKGKINFLFPNWIQIKKERYLGEFERIIQLPEPTETHLINPVYQSGILQVTYPRATGDTNQF
- a CDS encoding putative bifunctional diguanylate cyclase/phosphodiesterase; the encoded protein is MAYHDQLTDLPNRRQFEATVETIINKYQEKKKSFGIIFIDLDRFKHINDTLSHKGGDELIIAVAKRLTRLKRKNDLVARQGGDEFTYLAKEITSKNDMELIARQILQALSSPYTINENELFVTCSIGIAMFPDDGKTIDELMKHADVAMYQAKENGKNGYSFYNKSSRIGSKPFILEHDLHSAIEKDELVLHYQPQVECSTGKVFGVEALLRWNHSKFGLIPPNEFIPIAEETGLIVTIGEWVLKTACIQAKIWNDIGFNIKVGVNLSPRQVKQSNLIEKVHMIINETGIQPHLLDLEITETIAMNHINFVAPYLKRFRQSGIKISIDDFGTGYSSLAYLANLPIDTLKIDRAFIDKIGKDSGNEAIIATIISLAKNLKLSVIAEGVETREQAFFLNKLGCSNIQGYLISKPLPSEELTRLIVKSIGLEKEKYKQER
- a CDS encoding aldo/keto reductase, with protein sequence MKNIKLGKSDLYVPNIVLGCMGMWNLSVNDATKVINNALDLGINFFDHADIYGSGQSEEIFSEAIQMNSSIREKIILETKVGIRKDANGNGYFDFSKEHILNAVDGSLKRLKTEYIDILLLHRPDALIEPEEVAEAFNYLEESGKVRYFGVSNQNPLQIELLKKYVKQELIINQLQLSVMHTGMIDAGLNVNMTNDVGINRDGSILDYCRLNDITIQAWSPFRYGQFEGFFIDNEKFPRLNSKLEEIGGKYGVDKSTIAVSWILRHPARIQTIVGTMRPDRLTSIAKASDTVLTREEWYDIYRSAGNDLP